A genomic window from Gossypium hirsutum isolate 1008001.06 chromosome D12, Gossypium_hirsutum_v2.1, whole genome shotgun sequence includes:
- the LOC107947072 gene encoding uncharacterized protein produces MEGKLLEMFEVGPCEDDYQLGFLIGQRFCNQIRSRLAGDLILQNQLLPFARTPHAQPLLKALSETNQKKFPRYWAELLGTADGSGVPVLDIILVNFRKEILPFISKTTMNSNADTTDDCSDVLIVGDSMAVAAHNEDANVALVGHTYLIKGKLSNGLSFIAYTYAGELPSCAFGLNSQGLAFTLNSVPPVEDEIVPAGIGRNFVSRDLLEATSTADALARIRSSEVSVGHSYNLIDIQKRMILNVETASKSRVSVHEVGTTPFFHANMYLHLQVQQVHDENSISRQKRAAVLPQGSKTDFLSLLGDTEDTKYPIYMTGPTLYTLCTTVIDLDERTLTIIEGNPKYGKVSHVFSMSSNELNLKLVNHAEGTHL; encoded by the exons ATGGAAGGTAAACTGCTGGAGATGTTTGAAGTTGGGCCCTGTGAAGATGACTACCAGCTGGGTTTTCTCATAGGTCAAAGGTTTTGCAATCAAATAAGAAGCAGGTTGGCTGGGGACCTCATTCTTCAAAACCAGCTCCTTCCTTTTGCTCGAACACCGCATGCACAACCGCTACTCAAAGCACTCTCAGAAACAAACCAGAAGAAGTTCCCAAGATATTGGGCAGAGCTTTTAGGGACTGCAGACGGAAGTGGTGTGCCGGTTCTTGAT ATAATACTTGTCAACTTCAGAAAGGAGATACTCCCATtcatttcaaaaacaacaatgaaTTCAAATGCTGATACTACAGATGACTGTTCTGATGTTCTCATTGTTGGTGATTCAATGGCAGTAGCAGCTCATAACGAGGATGCAAACGTTGCTCTAGTAGGCCACAC CTATTTGATCAAGGGAAAACTATCAAATGGATTATCCTTCATAGCTTACACATATGCAGGAGAGCTTCCAAGTTGTGCTTTTGGACTTAACAGTCAAGGACTG GCATTCACACTGAATTCAGTACCTCCAGTTGAAGATGAGATTGTACCAGCTGGCATTGGAAGGAACTTTGTCTCTAGAGACCTTCTGGAAGCAACTAGTACTGCAGACGCATTAGCT AGAATACGTTCATCAGAAGTCTCTGTGGGACACAGTTACAATTTAATCGATATACAGAAGCGTATGATCTTGAATGTAGAAACTGCATCAAAATCGCGAGTTTCAGTTCATGAGGTTGGAACGACACCATTTTTCCATGCAAACATGTATCTCCATCTTCAGGTTCAACAG GTACATGATGAAAACTCAATAAGCAGGCAAAAAAGAGCAGCTGTTCTACCACAAGGATCAAAAACCGATTTCTTGTCTCTTCTAGGAGATACAGAAGATACAAAATACCCCATCTACATGACAG GTCCAACTCTTTACACACTCTGCACGACTGTCATTGATTTGGATGAAAGAACACTTACAATAATTGAAGGAAACCCAAAGTATGGAAAAGTTTCGCATGTCTTCTCAATGTCTTCAAACGAGTTAAACCTCAAATTGGTCAACCATGCTGAAGGGACTCATCTCTAG